A genomic region of Elephas maximus indicus isolate mEleMax1 chromosome 10, mEleMax1 primary haplotype, whole genome shotgun sequence contains the following coding sequences:
- the NYNRIN gene encoding protein NYNRIN isoform X1, whose protein sequence is MWKEINFDPWIPALGPKHAWKAEVSRNLPRPLLFASSFPLSASCAPFKLPSRQRKSLSRRGRRTGGGGRLGEEGRAAGARPVPPPAATPGRKRSSREPPPKGSEPGRADAGAVAGARRAAMLLSRGDPPAQEWFMVQTKSKPRVQRQRLQVQRIFRVKLNAFQSRPDTPYFWLQLEGPRENMSKAKEYLKGLCSPELWKEVRYPPILHCAFLGAQGLFLDCLCWSTLAYLVPGPPGSLMVGGLTESFIMTQNWLEELVGRLRWGPAPLLTPRGIWEAEVTRAFGALVWIRGDQYAGDLLQLPPAVQELLLSLVRDAAGKEDIIEWLGHIGTSDTLSDPELLICPPHQHKEGPAMVSVGEGPGPLLEMGTLQNGGPEDSKRLTSLGATGPLVSGILGPQEISAQTKQQETANQLVRVGSNSQGGTDNVLEEGPVQTTSSQDSVNHTQALSQLRQVQKVEDKLSFQPPVSALGVCPPWKAWSPGPAFGPLWPGAIAATFWRINELHSLHLAWLLSQACFNFPFWQRPLGPIQFKLPGQNPLPLNLEWKPKELSPLPNVESPACGPDGGLGGKVALQNCPRPETSKKVMSLLVVPGASGVKDRVSPGLAQIGLPSTTTPQLQAVGEPGDQGNTEWDCKEPKEGPLPVGLTGQRMPSAQERPLAMTTQSVLDAQTVPETLQVPMAAVVPMAQKTPTTQMPPAAPKVPPAQMMPAVHTAPAAHKVPSTLTKPAAQGLPTAQKAAVGQMAPTTQVVPTTPHTPTTQKMPAVKTSPAGPKMSKAQTVPAAKTGSTASKAPAAPKAHTVSKASRAPKTPAAQKAPPDSGPTLDVAKLLSEVQPSSKGGATFPKGQGEVGRQGPQPNHTLAPSSQHCPQMESLLGAWEGAPRQPPRHPQANGTVTSFQRYHEALNTPFELSLSGEPGDQGLRRVVIDGSSVAMVHGLQHFFSCRGIAMAVQYFWNRGHREVTVFVPTWQLKKNRRVRESHFLTKLHSLKMLSITPSQLENGKKITTYDYRFMVKLAEETDGIIVTNEQIHVLMNNSKKLMVKDRLLPFTFAGNLFMVPDDPLGRDGPTLDEFLKKPNRLDTDIGNFLKVWKTLPSSSASISELSDDADPEPLESLQHVEEVKVEKERQDEKLREGHGIQRPAEEDDCDSSLASVFGVECPSLSEEILRCLSLHDPPDGALDIDLLPGGASPYLGIPWDGKAPCQQVLAHLAQLTVPSNFTALSFFVGFMDSHRDVIPDYEALVGPLHSLLKQKPDWQWGWEHEKAFLALKRALVSALCLMAPNSQLPFWLEVTVSKVALTATLYQEHSGRKHPIAYTSKPLLPDEDSEGPQSGGDSPYAVAWALKHFSRCIGDFPVVLDLSYASRTSVDPKARQGCRVSKAWLIRWSLLVQDKGKRALELTLLQGLLGENRLLTPAASMPRFFQVLPPFSDLSTFVCIHMSGYCFYREDEWCAGFGLYILSPTSPPVSLSFSCSPYTPTYAHLAAVACGLERFGQSSLPVVFLTHCNWIFSLLWELLPLWRARGFLSSDGAPLPHPDLLSYIISLTSGLSALPFIYRTSYRGSLFAVTVDTLAKQGAQGGGQWWNLPKDVPVPVVSPRTKGKRPDLLALQLSDSTLADIIAKLQAGQKLPNSSPFASAFNSLSLDKESGLLMFKGDKRPRVWVIPRQLRRDLIFSVHDLPMGAHQRPEETYKKLRLLGWWPGMQEHVREYCRSCLFCIPRNLIGSELKAIESLWPIRSTAPWSNLQIEVVGPVTISEEGHKHVLIVADPNTRWVEAFPLKPYTHTAVAQVLLQHVFARWGVPVRLEAAQGSQFARHVLVSCGLALGAQAASLSRDLQFPCLTSSGAYWEFKRALKEFIFLHGKKWAASLPLLHLAFRASSTEATPSQILTGGEVKLAEPLWWEMSSANIEGLKMDIFLLQLIGELLDLHWRVADKASEKAENRRFKQESQEKEWNVGDQVLLLSLPRNGSSAKWVGPFYIGDRLSLSLYRVWGFPTPEKLGCVYPSSLMKAFAKSGTPLSFKALEQ, encoded by the exons GAGTATCTGAAGGGCCTGTGTAGCCCCGAGCTGTGGAAGGAGGTTCGCTACCCGCCGATCCTGCATTGCGCCTTCCTTGGGGCCCAGGGCCTCTTCCTCGACTGTCTCTGCTGGAGCACCTTGGCCTACCTGGTGCCTGGCCCCCCGGGCTCCCTGATGGTGGGCGGGCTGACCGAGTCTTTCATCATGACCCAGAACTGGCTGGAGGAGCTGGTGGGGCGGCTGCGCTGGGGCCCTGCCCCTCTCCTGACCCCCCGGGGGATTTGGGAGGCCGAGGTGACCCGGGCCTTTGGGGCCTTGGTGTGGATCCGTGGTGACCAGTATGCAGGGGACCTGCTACAGCTGCCCCCCGCAGTCCAGGAGCTGCTGCTGAGCCTGGTGCGGGATGCGGCAGGCAAGGAGGACATCATCGAGTGGCTGGGCCACATTGGCACCTCAGACACCCTCTCTGACCCAGAGCTCCTGATCTGCCCTCCCCACCAGCACAAGGAAGGCCCGGCCATGGTGTCTGTGGGGGAGGGTCCTGGGCCCTTGCTGGAAATGGGGACCCTCCAGAATGGGGGTCCAGAGGATTCGAAGAGGTTAACCAGCCTGGGAGCCACCGGGCCCCTGGTCTCAGGCATCCTTGGCCCTCAGGAGATCTCAGCCCAGACCAAACAGCAGGAGACAGCAAACCAGCTAGTGCG GGTCGGTTCCAACAGCCAAGGTGGCACGGACAATGTGCTCGAGGAAGGACCAGTGCAAACCACCAGCAGCCAAGACTCCGTGAACCACACACAAGCCTTGTCGCAGCTGAGGCAGGTCCAGAAGGTGGAAGATAAACTCTCCTTCCAGCCTCCGGTATCAGCCCTAGGTGTGTGCCCGCCCTGGAAGGCCTGGAGCCCAGGACCAGCCTTTGGGCCCTTGTGGCCAGGGGCTATTGCTGCAACGTTCTGGAGGATCAATGAACTGCATTCTCTCCACCTGGCCTGGCTCCTGTCCCAGGCGTGCTTCAACTTTCCCTTCTGGCAGAGGCCTTTGGGCCCCATTCAGTTCAAGCTGCCAGGGCAGAACCCTTTGCCCTTAAACCTGGAGTGGAAGCCAAAGGAACTGTCACCTTTGCCCAATGTGGAAAGCCCAGCTTGTGGACCAGATGGGGGGCTGGGAGGAAAGGTGGCCCTACAGAATTGCCCGAGGCCAGAGACTTCCAAAAAAGTCATGAGTTTATTGGTGGTCCCAGGGGCCTCTGGTGTAAAGGACAGAGTTAGCCCAGGACTGGCACAGATAGGGCTACCTTCTACCACTACACCCCAACTTCAAGCTGTAGGTGAGCCAGGGGATCAAGGAAATACAGAATGGGATTGTAAGGAGCCAAAAGAGGGGCCCTTACCAGTGGGACTCACAGGGCAAAGGATGCCCTCAGCTCAAGAGAGACCCCTGGCCATGACAACCCAGTCAGTGCTGGATGCTCAAACAGTGCCTGAAACTCTGCAAGTGCCCATGGCTGCAGTGGTGCCTATGGCTCAGAAAACACCCACGACTCAAATGCCGCCTGCAGCCCCCAAAGTGCCTCCAGCTCAGATGATGCCGGCAGTCCACACAGCACCTGCAGCTCACAAAGTGCCTTCAACTCTGACAAAGCCAGCGGCTCAGGGGCTGCCCACAGCTCAGAAAGCAGCCGTGGGTCAAATGGCACCCACAACTCAAGTGGTGCCCACAACCCCTCACACGCCCACAACTCAGAAGATGCCTGCAGTGAAAACATCACCTGCAGGTCCCAAAATGTCCAAAGCTCAAACTGTACCTGCAGCTAAAACAGGGTCTAcagcttccaaggcacctgcagcCCCCAAAgcacatacagtttccaaagcctCCAGGGCTCCCAAAACGCCGGCAGCTCAGAAGGCACCCCCAGATTCAGGGCCAACCTTGGATGTAGCAAAACTCCTGAGTGAGGTCCAGCCTTCATCAAAGGGCGGTGCCACCTTCCCGAAGGGCCAGGGGGAGGTCGGAAGGCAGGGTCCCCAGCCCAACCACACCCTGGCCCCTAGCAGTCAGCACTGTCCTCAGATGGAGAGTCTCCTGGGAGCATGGGAAGGGGCCCCGAGGCAACCGCCTCGCCACCCTCAGGCGAACGGCACAGTGACCAGCTTCCAGAGGTACCATGAGGCCCTGAATACACCCTTCGAGCTGAGCCTGTCGGGGGAACCTGGAGACCAGGGCTTGCGGCGAGTGGTCATTGATGGCAGTAGTGTGGCCATGGT GCATGGCCTCCAGCACTTCTTCTCCTGCCGTGGCATTGCCATGGCGGTGCAGTACTTCTGGAACCGGGGACACCGAGAGGTCACTGTGTTTGTGCCAACCTGGCAGCTGAAGAAGAACCGAAGGGTGAGAG AGAGCCACTTTCTGACGAAGCTACACTCCCTCAAGATGCTTTCAATCACCCCTTCCCAGCTGGAGAATGGCAAGAAGATCACCACTTATGATTATAG GTTCATGGTAAAGCTGGCAGAGGAGACAGATGGCATCATTGTCACCAATGAACAGATCCACGTCCTGATGAATAATTCCAAGAAACTTATGGTTAAAGATCG CCTGCTGCCCTTCACCTTTGCCGGCAATCTCTTCATGGTGCCAGATGACCCCCTGGGCCGTGATGGCCCCACCTTGGATGAGTTTCTGAAGAAGCCAAACAG GTTGGACACTGACATTGGCAACTTCCTGAAGGTGTGGAAGACTCTTCCTTCCAGCTCAGCCAGCATCTCTGAGTTGAGTGATGATGCTGATCCTGAGCCCCTGGAGAGTCTACAGCACGTGGAAGAAGTCAAGGTGGAGAAGGAAAGACAGGACGAGAAGCTGAGAGAGGGTCATGGGATACAGAGGCCAGCTGAGGAAGATGACTGTGACTCTTCCCTGGCATCAGTGTTTGGAGTTGAGTGTCCCTCCCTGTCAGAGGAGATCCTTCGGTGCCTCAGCCTCCACGACCCCCCTGACGGTGCCCTGGACATTGATCTTCTGCCTGGGGGGGCTTCTCCCTACCTGGGCATTCCTTGGGATGGGAAGGCTCCCTGCCAGCAGGTTCTGGCCCACTTGGCCCAGCTGACAGTCCCTAGCAACTTCACTGCACTCTCCTTCTTTGTGGGGTTCATGGACTCCCACCGGGATGTCATCCCTGACTATGAAGCCCTTGTGGGCCCACTGCACAGCCTCCTCAAGCAGAAGCCGGACTGGCAGTGGGGCTGGGAGCACGAAAAGGCCTTTCTGGCCCTAAAGCGAGCCCTGGTGTCTGCCCTCTGCCTCATGGCCCCCAACTCCCAGCTGCCCTTCTGGCTGGAGGTGACAGTGAGCAAGGTGGCCCTGACGGCCACTCTCTACCAGGAGCACTCAGGGAGGAAGCACCCCATAGCCTATACCTCGAAACCCCTCCTCCCTGACGAGGACAGCGAGGGCCCGCAGTCAGGGGGAGACAGCCCCTATGCGGTAGCCTGGGCCCTCAAGCATTTTTCCCGCTGCATTGGGGACTTCCCAGTGGTCCTGGATCTTTCCTATGCCTCCCGGACCTCTGTGGACCCCAAGGCTAGGCAgggctgtagggtttccaaagcatggCTGATCCGATGGTCCCTTTTGGTACAGGACAAAGGCAAGAGGGCCCTGGAGTTgacccttctccagggtctgctgGGGGAAAACCGACTCCTGACGCCTGCTGCCTCCATGCCTCGTTTTTTCCAGGTTCTGCCTCCTTTTTCCGACTTGTCCACTTTTGTCTGTATCCACATGTCAGGCTATTGTTTTTACCGTGAGGATGAGTGGTGTGCTGGCTTTGGCCTCTATATCCTGTCTCCTACCAGCCCCCCTgtctccctttccttctcctgTTCCCCTTACACGCCAACCTATGCCCATCTGGCGGCTGTGGCCTGTGGGTTGGAGCGCTTTGGCCAGTCCAGCCTTCCTGTGGTTTTCCTCACCCACTGCAACTGGATCTTCAGCCTCCTCTGGGAGCTCCTTCCCCTCTGGAGGGCTCGGGGCTTCCTCTCCTCTGACGGGGCTCCGCTACCTCACCCAGACCTGCTCTCCTACATCATATCCCTCACCTCTGGCCTCTCAGCCCTCCCTTTTATCTACCGAACCTCCTACCGGGGGTCCCTGTTTGCAGTGACAGTGGACACCCTGGCCAAACAGGGTGCCCAGGGGGGTGGGCAGTGGTGGAATTTGCCAAAGGATGTACCAGTCCCTGTAGTGTCTCCCCGTACCAAGGGCAAGAGGCCTGACCTGCTGGCATTGCAGCTGAGTGATAGCACCCTGGCAGATATCATTGCCAAGCTGCAGGCTGGGCAGAAATTGCCCAACTCCTCACCCTTCGCTTCTGCCTTTAACTCCCTCAGCCTTGACAAGGAGAGTGGCCTGCTTATGTTCAAGGGAGACAAGAGGCCCAGGGTCTGGGTCATCCCGAGGCAACTCCGGAGGGATCTGATTTTCTCTGTGCATGACCTCCCCATGGGGGCCCACCAGAGGCCAGAGGAGACCTACAAGAAGCTGCGGTTGCTGGGGTGGTGGCCTGGGATGCAGGAGCACGTGAGAGAGTACTGTAGAAGCTGCTTGTTCTGCATCCCCAGGAATCTCATAGGCAGCGAGTTGAAGGCTATTGAGTCCCTGTGGCCCATCAGGTCAACCGCCCCCTGGTCGAACCTACAGATCGAGGTGGTGGGTCCAGTCACCATCAGTGAGGAGGGCCACAAGCACGTGCTTATTGTGGCTGACCCCAACACCAGGTGGGTGGAGGCCTTCCCGCTGAAGCCCTACACGCACACGGCTGTGGCCCAGGTGCTGCTGCAGCACGTGTTTGCCAGGTGGGGTGTTCCTGTGAGGCTGGAGGCAGCCCAGGGCTCCCAGTTTGCCCGGCATGTCCTTGTGAGCTGTGGGCTGGCCCTGGGGGCCCAGGCAGCCTCCCTGAGTAGGGACCTTCAGTTCCCCTGCCTGACAAGCTCAGGGGCCTACTGGGAATTCAAGAGGGCCCTCAAAGAATTCATCTTCCTTCATGGGAAGAAGTGGGCGGCGTCCTTGCCCTTGCTGCACCTGGCCTTCAGGGCCTCCTCCACGGAGGCCACGCCATCCCAGATCCTGACGGGGGGTGAGGTGAAGCTGGCTGAGCCCCTCTGGTGGGAGATGAGCAGTGCCAACATTGAAGGGCTCAAGATGGACATCTTCCTGCTCCAGCTGATTGGGGAACTGCTGGACCTGCACTGGAGGGTGGCCGACAAGGCGTCTGAGAAGGCGGAGAACAGGCGTTTTAAGCAGGAGAGCCAGGAGAAGGAGTGGAATGTGGGTGACCAGGTCCTCTTGCTGTCCCTCCCCAGAAATGGCAGCAGTGCCAAATGGGTGGGTCCCTTCTATATCGGGGACCGGCTGAGCCTGTCTCTCTATAGGGTGTGGGGCTTCCCGACCCCAGAGAAGCTGGGCTGCGTTTATCCCAGCAGTCTGATGAAGGCCTTTGCTAAGAGTGGCACTCCCTTGTCCTTCAAGGCCTTGGAGCAGTAA
- the NYNRIN gene encoding protein NYNRIN isoform X2 produces MVGGLTESFIMTQNWLEELVGRLRWGPAPLLTPRGIWEAEVTRAFGALVWIRGDQYAGDLLQLPPAVQELLLSLVRDAAGKEDIIEWLGHIGTSDTLSDPELLICPPHQHKEGPAMVSVGEGPGPLLEMGTLQNGGPEDSKRLTSLGATGPLVSGILGPQEISAQTKQQETANQLVRVGSNSQGGTDNVLEEGPVQTTSSQDSVNHTQALSQLRQVQKVEDKLSFQPPVSALGVCPPWKAWSPGPAFGPLWPGAIAATFWRINELHSLHLAWLLSQACFNFPFWQRPLGPIQFKLPGQNPLPLNLEWKPKELSPLPNVESPACGPDGGLGGKVALQNCPRPETSKKVMSLLVVPGASGVKDRVSPGLAQIGLPSTTTPQLQAVGEPGDQGNTEWDCKEPKEGPLPVGLTGQRMPSAQERPLAMTTQSVLDAQTVPETLQVPMAAVVPMAQKTPTTQMPPAAPKVPPAQMMPAVHTAPAAHKVPSTLTKPAAQGLPTAQKAAVGQMAPTTQVVPTTPHTPTTQKMPAVKTSPAGPKMSKAQTVPAAKTGSTASKAPAAPKAHTVSKASRAPKTPAAQKAPPDSGPTLDVAKLLSEVQPSSKGGATFPKGQGEVGRQGPQPNHTLAPSSQHCPQMESLLGAWEGAPRQPPRHPQANGTVTSFQRYHEALNTPFELSLSGEPGDQGLRRVVIDGSSVAMVHGLQHFFSCRGIAMAVQYFWNRGHREVTVFVPTWQLKKNRRVRESHFLTKLHSLKMLSITPSQLENGKKITTYDYRFMVKLAEETDGIIVTNEQIHVLMNNSKKLMVKDRLLPFTFAGNLFMVPDDPLGRDGPTLDEFLKKPNRLDTDIGNFLKVWKTLPSSSASISELSDDADPEPLESLQHVEEVKVEKERQDEKLREGHGIQRPAEEDDCDSSLASVFGVECPSLSEEILRCLSLHDPPDGALDIDLLPGGASPYLGIPWDGKAPCQQVLAHLAQLTVPSNFTALSFFVGFMDSHRDVIPDYEALVGPLHSLLKQKPDWQWGWEHEKAFLALKRALVSALCLMAPNSQLPFWLEVTVSKVALTATLYQEHSGRKHPIAYTSKPLLPDEDSEGPQSGGDSPYAVAWALKHFSRCIGDFPVVLDLSYASRTSVDPKARQGCRVSKAWLIRWSLLVQDKGKRALELTLLQGLLGENRLLTPAASMPRFFQVLPPFSDLSTFVCIHMSGYCFYREDEWCAGFGLYILSPTSPPVSLSFSCSPYTPTYAHLAAVACGLERFGQSSLPVVFLTHCNWIFSLLWELLPLWRARGFLSSDGAPLPHPDLLSYIISLTSGLSALPFIYRTSYRGSLFAVTVDTLAKQGAQGGGQWWNLPKDVPVPVVSPRTKGKRPDLLALQLSDSTLADIIAKLQAGQKLPNSSPFASAFNSLSLDKESGLLMFKGDKRPRVWVIPRQLRRDLIFSVHDLPMGAHQRPEETYKKLRLLGWWPGMQEHVREYCRSCLFCIPRNLIGSELKAIESLWPIRSTAPWSNLQIEVVGPVTISEEGHKHVLIVADPNTRWVEAFPLKPYTHTAVAQVLLQHVFARWGVPVRLEAAQGSQFARHVLVSCGLALGAQAASLSRDLQFPCLTSSGAYWEFKRALKEFIFLHGKKWAASLPLLHLAFRASSTEATPSQILTGGEVKLAEPLWWEMSSANIEGLKMDIFLLQLIGELLDLHWRVADKASEKAENRRFKQESQEKEWNVGDQVLLLSLPRNGSSAKWVGPFYIGDRLSLSLYRVWGFPTPEKLGCVYPSSLMKAFAKSGTPLSFKALEQ; encoded by the exons ATGGTGGGCGGGCTGACCGAGTCTTTCATCATGACCCAGAACTGGCTGGAGGAGCTGGTGGGGCGGCTGCGCTGGGGCCCTGCCCCTCTCCTGACCCCCCGGGGGATTTGGGAGGCCGAGGTGACCCGGGCCTTTGGGGCCTTGGTGTGGATCCGTGGTGACCAGTATGCAGGGGACCTGCTACAGCTGCCCCCCGCAGTCCAGGAGCTGCTGCTGAGCCTGGTGCGGGATGCGGCAGGCAAGGAGGACATCATCGAGTGGCTGGGCCACATTGGCACCTCAGACACCCTCTCTGACCCAGAGCTCCTGATCTGCCCTCCCCACCAGCACAAGGAAGGCCCGGCCATGGTGTCTGTGGGGGAGGGTCCTGGGCCCTTGCTGGAAATGGGGACCCTCCAGAATGGGGGTCCAGAGGATTCGAAGAGGTTAACCAGCCTGGGAGCCACCGGGCCCCTGGTCTCAGGCATCCTTGGCCCTCAGGAGATCTCAGCCCAGACCAAACAGCAGGAGACAGCAAACCAGCTAGTGCG GGTCGGTTCCAACAGCCAAGGTGGCACGGACAATGTGCTCGAGGAAGGACCAGTGCAAACCACCAGCAGCCAAGACTCCGTGAACCACACACAAGCCTTGTCGCAGCTGAGGCAGGTCCAGAAGGTGGAAGATAAACTCTCCTTCCAGCCTCCGGTATCAGCCCTAGGTGTGTGCCCGCCCTGGAAGGCCTGGAGCCCAGGACCAGCCTTTGGGCCCTTGTGGCCAGGGGCTATTGCTGCAACGTTCTGGAGGATCAATGAACTGCATTCTCTCCACCTGGCCTGGCTCCTGTCCCAGGCGTGCTTCAACTTTCCCTTCTGGCAGAGGCCTTTGGGCCCCATTCAGTTCAAGCTGCCAGGGCAGAACCCTTTGCCCTTAAACCTGGAGTGGAAGCCAAAGGAACTGTCACCTTTGCCCAATGTGGAAAGCCCAGCTTGTGGACCAGATGGGGGGCTGGGAGGAAAGGTGGCCCTACAGAATTGCCCGAGGCCAGAGACTTCCAAAAAAGTCATGAGTTTATTGGTGGTCCCAGGGGCCTCTGGTGTAAAGGACAGAGTTAGCCCAGGACTGGCACAGATAGGGCTACCTTCTACCACTACACCCCAACTTCAAGCTGTAGGTGAGCCAGGGGATCAAGGAAATACAGAATGGGATTGTAAGGAGCCAAAAGAGGGGCCCTTACCAGTGGGACTCACAGGGCAAAGGATGCCCTCAGCTCAAGAGAGACCCCTGGCCATGACAACCCAGTCAGTGCTGGATGCTCAAACAGTGCCTGAAACTCTGCAAGTGCCCATGGCTGCAGTGGTGCCTATGGCTCAGAAAACACCCACGACTCAAATGCCGCCTGCAGCCCCCAAAGTGCCTCCAGCTCAGATGATGCCGGCAGTCCACACAGCACCTGCAGCTCACAAAGTGCCTTCAACTCTGACAAAGCCAGCGGCTCAGGGGCTGCCCACAGCTCAGAAAGCAGCCGTGGGTCAAATGGCACCCACAACTCAAGTGGTGCCCACAACCCCTCACACGCCCACAACTCAGAAGATGCCTGCAGTGAAAACATCACCTGCAGGTCCCAAAATGTCCAAAGCTCAAACTGTACCTGCAGCTAAAACAGGGTCTAcagcttccaaggcacctgcagcCCCCAAAgcacatacagtttccaaagcctCCAGGGCTCCCAAAACGCCGGCAGCTCAGAAGGCACCCCCAGATTCAGGGCCAACCTTGGATGTAGCAAAACTCCTGAGTGAGGTCCAGCCTTCATCAAAGGGCGGTGCCACCTTCCCGAAGGGCCAGGGGGAGGTCGGAAGGCAGGGTCCCCAGCCCAACCACACCCTGGCCCCTAGCAGTCAGCACTGTCCTCAGATGGAGAGTCTCCTGGGAGCATGGGAAGGGGCCCCGAGGCAACCGCCTCGCCACCCTCAGGCGAACGGCACAGTGACCAGCTTCCAGAGGTACCATGAGGCCCTGAATACACCCTTCGAGCTGAGCCTGTCGGGGGAACCTGGAGACCAGGGCTTGCGGCGAGTGGTCATTGATGGCAGTAGTGTGGCCATGGT GCATGGCCTCCAGCACTTCTTCTCCTGCCGTGGCATTGCCATGGCGGTGCAGTACTTCTGGAACCGGGGACACCGAGAGGTCACTGTGTTTGTGCCAACCTGGCAGCTGAAGAAGAACCGAAGGGTGAGAG AGAGCCACTTTCTGACGAAGCTACACTCCCTCAAGATGCTTTCAATCACCCCTTCCCAGCTGGAGAATGGCAAGAAGATCACCACTTATGATTATAG GTTCATGGTAAAGCTGGCAGAGGAGACAGATGGCATCATTGTCACCAATGAACAGATCCACGTCCTGATGAATAATTCCAAGAAACTTATGGTTAAAGATCG CCTGCTGCCCTTCACCTTTGCCGGCAATCTCTTCATGGTGCCAGATGACCCCCTGGGCCGTGATGGCCCCACCTTGGATGAGTTTCTGAAGAAGCCAAACAG GTTGGACACTGACATTGGCAACTTCCTGAAGGTGTGGAAGACTCTTCCTTCCAGCTCAGCCAGCATCTCTGAGTTGAGTGATGATGCTGATCCTGAGCCCCTGGAGAGTCTACAGCACGTGGAAGAAGTCAAGGTGGAGAAGGAAAGACAGGACGAGAAGCTGAGAGAGGGTCATGGGATACAGAGGCCAGCTGAGGAAGATGACTGTGACTCTTCCCTGGCATCAGTGTTTGGAGTTGAGTGTCCCTCCCTGTCAGAGGAGATCCTTCGGTGCCTCAGCCTCCACGACCCCCCTGACGGTGCCCTGGACATTGATCTTCTGCCTGGGGGGGCTTCTCCCTACCTGGGCATTCCTTGGGATGGGAAGGCTCCCTGCCAGCAGGTTCTGGCCCACTTGGCCCAGCTGACAGTCCCTAGCAACTTCACTGCACTCTCCTTCTTTGTGGGGTTCATGGACTCCCACCGGGATGTCATCCCTGACTATGAAGCCCTTGTGGGCCCACTGCACAGCCTCCTCAAGCAGAAGCCGGACTGGCAGTGGGGCTGGGAGCACGAAAAGGCCTTTCTGGCCCTAAAGCGAGCCCTGGTGTCTGCCCTCTGCCTCATGGCCCCCAACTCCCAGCTGCCCTTCTGGCTGGAGGTGACAGTGAGCAAGGTGGCCCTGACGGCCACTCTCTACCAGGAGCACTCAGGGAGGAAGCACCCCATAGCCTATACCTCGAAACCCCTCCTCCCTGACGAGGACAGCGAGGGCCCGCAGTCAGGGGGAGACAGCCCCTATGCGGTAGCCTGGGCCCTCAAGCATTTTTCCCGCTGCATTGGGGACTTCCCAGTGGTCCTGGATCTTTCCTATGCCTCCCGGACCTCTGTGGACCCCAAGGCTAGGCAgggctgtagggtttccaaagcatggCTGATCCGATGGTCCCTTTTGGTACAGGACAAAGGCAAGAGGGCCCTGGAGTTgacccttctccagggtctgctgGGGGAAAACCGACTCCTGACGCCTGCTGCCTCCATGCCTCGTTTTTTCCAGGTTCTGCCTCCTTTTTCCGACTTGTCCACTTTTGTCTGTATCCACATGTCAGGCTATTGTTTTTACCGTGAGGATGAGTGGTGTGCTGGCTTTGGCCTCTATATCCTGTCTCCTACCAGCCCCCCTgtctccctttccttctcctgTTCCCCTTACACGCCAACCTATGCCCATCTGGCGGCTGTGGCCTGTGGGTTGGAGCGCTTTGGCCAGTCCAGCCTTCCTGTGGTTTTCCTCACCCACTGCAACTGGATCTTCAGCCTCCTCTGGGAGCTCCTTCCCCTCTGGAGGGCTCGGGGCTTCCTCTCCTCTGACGGGGCTCCGCTACCTCACCCAGACCTGCTCTCCTACATCATATCCCTCACCTCTGGCCTCTCAGCCCTCCCTTTTATCTACCGAACCTCCTACCGGGGGTCCCTGTTTGCAGTGACAGTGGACACCCTGGCCAAACAGGGTGCCCAGGGGGGTGGGCAGTGGTGGAATTTGCCAAAGGATGTACCAGTCCCTGTAGTGTCTCCCCGTACCAAGGGCAAGAGGCCTGACCTGCTGGCATTGCAGCTGAGTGATAGCACCCTGGCAGATATCATTGCCAAGCTGCAGGCTGGGCAGAAATTGCCCAACTCCTCACCCTTCGCTTCTGCCTTTAACTCCCTCAGCCTTGACAAGGAGAGTGGCCTGCTTATGTTCAAGGGAGACAAGAGGCCCAGGGTCTGGGTCATCCCGAGGCAACTCCGGAGGGATCTGATTTTCTCTGTGCATGACCTCCCCATGGGGGCCCACCAGAGGCCAGAGGAGACCTACAAGAAGCTGCGGTTGCTGGGGTGGTGGCCTGGGATGCAGGAGCACGTGAGAGAGTACTGTAGAAGCTGCTTGTTCTGCATCCCCAGGAATCTCATAGGCAGCGAGTTGAAGGCTATTGAGTCCCTGTGGCCCATCAGGTCAACCGCCCCCTGGTCGAACCTACAGATCGAGGTGGTGGGTCCAGTCACCATCAGTGAGGAGGGCCACAAGCACGTGCTTATTGTGGCTGACCCCAACACCAGGTGGGTGGAGGCCTTCCCGCTGAAGCCCTACACGCACACGGCTGTGGCCCAGGTGCTGCTGCAGCACGTGTTTGCCAGGTGGGGTGTTCCTGTGAGGCTGGAGGCAGCCCAGGGCTCCCAGTTTGCCCGGCATGTCCTTGTGAGCTGTGGGCTGGCCCTGGGGGCCCAGGCAGCCTCCCTGAGTAGGGACCTTCAGTTCCCCTGCCTGACAAGCTCAGGGGCCTACTGGGAATTCAAGAGGGCCCTCAAAGAATTCATCTTCCTTCATGGGAAGAAGTGGGCGGCGTCCTTGCCCTTGCTGCACCTGGCCTTCAGGGCCTCCTCCACGGAGGCCACGCCATCCCAGATCCTGACGGGGGGTGAGGTGAAGCTGGCTGAGCCCCTCTGGTGGGAGATGAGCAGTGCCAACATTGAAGGGCTCAAGATGGACATCTTCCTGCTCCAGCTGATTGGGGAACTGCTGGACCTGCACTGGAGGGTGGCCGACAAGGCGTCTGAGAAGGCGGAGAACAGGCGTTTTAAGCAGGAGAGCCAGGAGAAGGAGTGGAATGTGGGTGACCAGGTCCTCTTGCTGTCCCTCCCCAGAAATGGCAGCAGTGCCAAATGGGTGGGTCCCTTCTATATCGGGGACCGGCTGAGCCTGTCTCTCTATAGGGTGTGGGGCTTCCCGACCCCAGAGAAGCTGGGCTGCGTTTATCCCAGCAGTCTGATGAAGGCCTTTGCTAAGAGTGGCACTCCCTTGTCCTTCAAGGCCTTGGAGCAGTAA